GCGATCATGCAGTTGGGGGAGGCATGGTAATGGTAATCGTCTCCCCGGCCGGCATGGCCGCCGCAGTTATCCAGCTGGCCTAAGGCCAGGGTATCGTCGGCGGCATCATAGTTGTAGATATCCAGTTCTCCCTGGGCGGAATAGTCATAGATAGGCACACCGTTGACCGCAACCCCGACGGCGGCGTCTATGGTGGTCAGGTTGTAGGTCAACACCGGCGCCAGTTTGACCGGCGCGGCATAGTTGACGGCAGGCACAGGAATTTGTTCATTGGTGCCGGTAATGCCGTTCATCAGGTCGTGGTCCGGGTAGGTATCCGAGGTGATATAGGCATAGTCGTCATCGCAGCTGACGCTGACCTCATTAAATCCCGCCTGGCTCACCGATAAGCCGATTTGCTCGCAACGGCTGGTTTCCCCTGTGGCGGATGTACGTTCATAACTCAGGGTTAAGTCCGTTGATGCCAGGGTGATATTTTCTATGGCGCTTAATAGGGTCTCGCCGTCAACTGTGGCGGCATCACCAAATTCGGCGCTCTGCGACAGGGCATACAGGGTAATTGTATATATTTTTTCTCCCGGCCCCTGGGAGCAGGGCGGGGCATATTCATTGAGGCCGTTGATACTATTGGCGCCTAAGGTACCTATGATTTCCCCGGGGGCCAGGCTGTTGATATCTGCAGGAATATCATAGGCAAGCCAGTACCAGTGCCGGATGCCGTCGCTTGACTGGTGCTGCATGACCACAGTGAAATTTGTTGTCTCCTGCGGTGCGCCCTGCCAGGAAAGGGCGGGAGACAGGCTGCTGCCGTCGCAGGTGTAGGCAACGGGGAGTTCACCTCTGTCTGTTATTTCTGTGCCGGTTAAGGCAAATTCCACCGGGTCTTCTTCCGGGGAAGTTACTTCGGTATCGGGTATTGCCTGTTCGGTGCTACCGCTGCCCGAACCGCCGCCGCAGGCGCCCAGGCCGGAAATTAACAAAAAAACGTAAAGGAGTTTCAGTCTGTTACACATATAGATCACCTTTTGCTGCCGGGTGAGGATTTAATGATGATCAGTATATCGGGGCAATATGGGGTAAAAATGAAAGCTGTGAGTTTTTTAATTTGCTGATATTTAAGGGTTATTTCTTAACGCTCGGGACTTTTGTGAAAAATGTGTGGAAAATGTGTAAGTCTTGCCGGGACGGGGAAACCGGGCCTGAACTACAGGCCCGGAAAATATGCTAACGCTTTAATTAAGCAGGATTAATCATTCCAGTAATGGTCGATTTTGTTGCCGTCTACCGTGATGCGCACATGGTAACGGTAGCAGAAGCAGGAGAAATGGAAATCCAGGGAGTTGTAATATGAGGCATTATTGATGCTGTTGACGAAATTCTGGTAATTGCCATGGGTGCTGCTATTACCGACATAGGCCCCCCAAAGCTGGCGGCCGCGGTTACCCTCGCAGCCGTATTCGCCGTTGATTTTGCCGCTGCAGCCCCGGAAAACCGCGATATAGGAATCGTTTTTGCGGCCGATAATCCAGCGGCCGTTTTCCTGGGTTTCGTCAAAGGCTTCCGTTGGCCAGTGCAGGCTGACATCTGTATCCAGCGGGCCGAAAAGATCGCCGGCATTGATTTCCGAGTTGGGCCAGTAGATGGCCATCAGCAGGTTGCCCTGCTGGAGCACTTTCGGCAGATGAGTATTTGTGGTTTGACTTCCCCGGTTGTTGAAGCTTTTCACTTCGCCTGACTGGCTCCAGACCGCGATATCTTCCACCGTGGCGACCCAGGGCCAGGTTTGAAAGCCCATATAACCGCCGTAGTGATTTTCCAGTGAGCTCAGCACTACCGAGTTGTTCTTATAGATATCGACATTAAGTCCCGCCAGGTTGGATCCGCGGGTAAAAGTCGGCGTCAGGTTCTTGCCCAGGATACGCAGCGGTGTTGCGACATCTTTAAAAGACTGGTGCTCTTCCAGCGAATAATAGTCGTCTATGCCCCAGAAAGTATCGGACCAGGTATCGGGATGGAAATAACCGCCGAAACTCCACTGGAACAATACCCTGTCCTGGCGGGAAAGTGCTGCGTTTACCGGCGCTGTGATGCTGTGGCCGTTGGCAACCGTCCTGTTTTCAACCGCCGACCAGCTCTCGATCACTGAGGTCATATCGACACTTGTGGTGCTGATAAAGGCGCTGCCGGCGCTGGCGCTGTCCGGCTCCCGGCCCAGTCCGGTAAGTACATATATGACTTTACTGTGGTTGGCGGTATAAGCGTTGAGATATTTGCCGGTATTGGAGCGTCCCGCCGCCGGGAAAAAGACCCCGAGATCATTGGTGGCCCACAGCACTTCCGTTAACAGGCGTTTAACCGCCGCCGTGGCCAGGGCCTTAATGGTTTCATCCCGGGAAAAGTCCGCCAGGTTCAGCAGGGCCGACATGGTATAGGGAAAATAATTCGGCGATAAAAACTCATAAAAGCCGTAGTTGTTTTTCAGTTCGAGAAAATGCACCAGCCTTTGCTTTAACAAGTTATCTGTGGCCCGGTTGTGATGTTCGTCCAGCAGCCAGGCGGAAGACAACCACATGATCATATGGTTTTCCGACCAGTAAATATAATCTTGTTCGCCGGACTCCAGCCACAGCGGCACACCGGATACCGCGATGCCATCCGTGATCTGTTGATCGTATTCATTGCTGAGGTTGAGAATACGGATGAGTTTGATCAGGGTGAAGTCTGCCTTGTCGGACGTGCGGTAATCGCCGAGCAAGTCATCCACCAGGGCCGGGTTGCTGATATCCAGGGCCGCCAATATCGGCATGGCGCTGGTGGAAGGGCTGTTGGCGGCAATCTGGTTATGTAGCTGCTGGCGCTCCCTGAAAGCCTGCTCAGTGGTTTGTGCGCTGGCGCTGGTAATAAAAAAGCTCAGCAATAACAAGATAAACCGGCATGTTTTATTGCTCAGCGAAGAAATTCTTAACAGCTGATTTTTCATAAATTTTCCTTAATCTACTTGAAGTCCGGGGGCTGTAGTTCTGACAGGTCCGATGACAGAAGCTGGCGTGAAAATTGACATATTTTTTACCGTAAACAAGGGGAGCAGCCGAAAACTGGCTCAAAAATGATCTGTGGCGAGGAAACTGTCCGGGATTTTACTTATTGGCGGGATCTTTTATAGGAAAAGTACAGGAATCTAGCCGGGCAGCAACATCAGGAAAACGGATATTGCTGCCCTGAATAGGGAAGGGAATTAAAGCGCCTGCTGTATTATTTTTTCTCCCAGAGGAAGTCCTGGAAGGGGGCGTCAACCGGGGTCTGGGCCAGGTGATTAATATAGTTGCTCATCACTTTTTGCGACATGCCCAACACTATGTCCAGCAGGTGTTTATGCTGGTATCCGGCAGCATAGAACTTTTCTATATCAGCCTGGTCGATCACGCCGCGGTTTCTTAGCATAAGTAAGGTTGTCTGGCGCAAGGTTTCCAGCTTATCGCTGGGCAGGGGCGTTTCATCCCGCAGGGCGTTGATAATGTCTTCGTTTACTTTCATGCCGTGGGCGATAGCGGTATGGGCGGGTACGCAGTAATGGCATTGATGTTCGACATTGATGGTTTGCCACACTACGGTTAATTCTTCCTTATCAAAAGACGACTGCATAAAAAGGGTGTGTAGCTGCTGGTAAGCCGCCAGAGTCTGGGGAGACTCCGCCATGACCGCGTGCAGGTTGGGGATGATGCCAAAAGTTTTCAGCGATTGTTCCAGCAGGGGTTTTGCTGCTCGCGGGGCGGTTGCTAATGTATGTAGTTCAAAGCTGTTCATTGCTGCTTACCTCGGTTTTTCAGTGCCTGTGAAAAGAAAATGTTTAAGCCGATCTTCACGCTTTAATAAACAATAGTTGATCTTGAACGATCGTTCAAGCTATATTTTGAACAAGTGTTCAACTTGTTTTCCGGATACTGTTTAACCAAAGGAAACCCGCGCTGTTATGGCTAATAAAGTGAAATTCGACCGTGATGAAGTGATTGATAAAGCGACCTTGCTGTTCTGGCAACAGGGCTTTTTGGGCACCAGCATGCGTGATTTGCAGCAGCACTTGGATATGCGTCCCGGCAGCATTTACGCCAGCTTCGGCAGTAAAGACAATCTGTTTAAAGAAGTGATCGGCTATTACGGCGAACAATGTCTCCAGGGGGTGAATGCTTTCCAGCTTGAGGCGGCAAGCCCGTTAGCGGGGTTAGAGGGCTTTATCCGCCATGTTACCTTAGGGGAAGAGGAAACTGCCGGCTGCCGTTTATGTCTGCTGGCAAAAACCTTAAGCGAACTGCCCGCAGAACAGCAGGAATTGATCGATGCCGCCCGGCAGGCGTTATTGCAGATAGAGAGCAAATTTGAACAGATATTGATACAAGCACGCGAGCAGCAAGAGCTGTCTGCACAGGCCGATTGCCATCGCCTGGCAAAATGGCTGCAAATGCAGCTGATGGGGCTGAGATCTTATGCCAAAAGCCAGGCCGCTATAGCCGATCTTGAACTGATGATTGATGATATTTTTACCAGTTTAAAAAGTCGCTGAAATTTAATTAAAAATCGATAATTACTGTTCATTTGGCGGGAAATTAGTTGTTTGTCAATATTGCCTTCGAAGTAA
This genomic window from Thalassomonas viridans contains:
- a CDS encoding YHYH protein — translated: MCNRLKLLYVFLLISGLGACGGGSGSGSTEQAIPDTEVTSPEEDPVEFALTGTEITDRGELPVAYTCDGSSLSPALSWQGAPQETTNFTVVMQHQSSDGIRHWYWLAYDIPADINSLAPGEIIGTLGANSINGLNEYAPPCSQGPGEKIYTITLYALSQSAEFGDAATVDGETLLSAIENITLASTDLTLSYERTSATGETSRCEQIGLSVSQAGFNEVSVSCDDDYAYITSDTYPDHDLMNGITGTNEQIPVPAVNYAAPVKLAPVLTYNLTTIDAAVGVAVNGVPIYDYSAQGELDIYNYDAADDTLALGQLDNCGGHAGRGDDYHYHASPNCMIASMANRGDDAIIGWGYDGFPLYGDNNPDGSAITDGALDVCNGQEDETFGYRYHTSQTPPYIIQCLSGEVDTNILPRVSPLSGDSTGARANLTPPQGGVENLSHVINEDGSRTMSYDYQGEAYYVTYSPLTDQENCYHFEQKTVSNGGIVETGTFCR
- a CDS encoding carboxymuconolactone decarboxylase family protein; amino-acid sequence: MNSFELHTLATAPRAAKPLLEQSLKTFGIIPNLHAVMAESPQTLAAYQQLHTLFMQSSFDKEELTVVWQTINVEHQCHYCVPAHTAIAHGMKVNEDIINALRDETPLPSDKLETLRQTTLLMLRNRGVIDQADIEKFYAAGYQHKHLLDIVLGMSQKVMSNYINHLAQTPVDAPFQDFLWEKK
- a CDS encoding TetR/AcrR family transcriptional regulator, which produces MANKVKFDRDEVIDKATLLFWQQGFLGTSMRDLQQHLDMRPGSIYASFGSKDNLFKEVIGYYGEQCLQGVNAFQLEAASPLAGLEGFIRHVTLGEEETAGCRLCLLAKTLSELPAEQQELIDAARQALLQIESKFEQILIQAREQQELSAQADCHRLAKWLQMQLMGLRSYAKSQAAIADLELMIDDIFTSLKSR